The sequence below is a genomic window from Polynucleobacter sp. MWH-UH19D.
GCACTCAATTACAAGATAACTTCGGCATGAACATGGTGGCCTTGGTAGATAACCAGCCTCGCTTGTTAAATCTGAAGCAGATGCTTGAGTACTTCTTGCAACACCGCCGTGAAGTAGTAACTCGCCGTACGATTTTTGAATTACGAAAAGCACGTGAGCGCGGCCATGTTCTTGAAGGTTTGGCGGTTGCGTTAGCAAATATTGATGAGTTCATCGCGATTATTAAAGCAGCTGCAAATCCTGTGATCGCTAAGCAAGAGTTGATGGGTAAAGCTTGGGATTCTTCTATGGTGCGCGAGATGTTGGCACGTGCTGAGAGTGATACACCAGGCGGCCGCAATGCATATCGCCCAGAAGGTTTGCTGGCTGAGTACGGCATGCAAAGCACTGGCCTCTATCGTCTCTCAGATAGTCAAGCGCAAGAAATTTTGCAGATGCGTTTGCAACGCTTGACTGGTCTTGAACAAGACAAGATTGTGAATGAGTACAAAGAAGTCATGGCAGAAATTGCTGACTTGTTGGATTTGTTAGCAAAACCAGAGCGTGTGACCCAAGTGATCGAGGATGAGCTGAAAGAAGTTCAATCTGAATTTGGTGCCGCGGGTACAGATAACGGTCGTCGTTCATTTATTGAGATGAATGCAACTGAACTCTTTACTGAGGATTTGATCACACCACAAGATATGGTGGTGACGCTTTCTCATACTGGTTACATGAAGAGTCAACCGCTCAGCGAGTACCGTGCACAGAAACGTGGTGGCAGAGGTAAGCAGGCAGCTGCCACAAAAGACGAGGACTGGATTGACACCTTGTTCGTGGCCAATACACATGACACGATTTTGTGTTTTTCAGATCGTGGACGCATGTACTGGCTCAAGGTATGGGAAGTTCCACAAGGAAGTCGTACATCACGTGGTAAGCCGATCGTCAATATGTTCCCATTGATTGAAGGCGAGAAGATCACTGTGATTTTGCCGATCAAGGGTTATCAAGACGATCACTTTGTATTTATGGCTACCAGTTTAGGTACGGTGAAGAAGACTCGTTTGTCTGATTTCTCTAACCCACGTAAAGCCGGCATCATCGCGGTTGATCTGAATGAGAATGATTTCTTGGTGGGCGCTGCTATTACCGATGGTAAGCATGACGTCATGCTGTTCTCAGATGCCGGTAAAGCAGTTCGCTTTGATGAAAACGATGTGCGTCCGATGGGTCGTACTGCACGCGGTGTGCGCGGTATGAACTTGGGCGAAGGACATCAAGTGATCGCCATGTTGGTGGCGCCCGCAGAGGCAGCAGAGGGTGCCCAAACAGCAGTGGTTGATGAGAACGGCGTTGATATTCCAAGCAGTGTATTAACTGCAACTGAAAATGGTTACGGTAAGCGCACTCCAATCGCTGAATACACACGTCATGGTCGTGGCACAAAAGGCATGATTGCGATTCAAACCACTGAGCGTAATGGCAAGGTAGTTGCTGCAGCTCTCGTATCACCAGAAGATCAAATTATGTTGATTACTACTGGTGGCGTCTTAGTTCGCACTCGTGTATCAGAGATTCGTGAAATGGGTCGATCCACTCAAGGTGTGACGTTAATCAACGTCGATGAGGGCACTCGTTTATCTGGCTTGCAGCGTATTGCTGAAAGCGATTCCGATGAAGATGATGCTGAAGATGTTGAAGAGGGTGATGCATCTGTTGACCCAGTAGCTGATCAAGATCAGTAACGCAATGACTTTTGACCGCCGCATCTTTAATTTCGCTGCGGGGCCAGCTACTCTGCCTGAAGAGGTGTT
It includes:
- the gyrA gene encoding DNA gyrase subunit A is translated as MEQAAKETLPISLEDEMRRSYLDYAMSVIVGRALPDVRDGLKPVHRRVLYAMYELNNDWNRAYKKSARIVGDVIGKYHPHGDSAVYDTIVRMAQDFSLRYMLVDGQGNFGSVDGDNAAAMRYTEIRLRKIAHELLADLDKETVDFGPNYDGSEKEPLILPAKVPNLLINGSSGIAVGMATNIPPHNLDEVISACLHVLHNPECSIDELIEIIPAPDFPTAGIIYGLQGVREGYRTGRGRVVMRAKTHFEDLDKGARQAIIVDELPYQVNKKNLLERIAELVNEKKIEGISDLRDESDKSGMRVVIELKRGEVPEVVLNNLYKSTQLQDNFGMNMVALVDNQPRLLNLKQMLEYFLQHRREVVTRRTIFELRKARERGHVLEGLAVALANIDEFIAIIKAAANPVIAKQELMGKAWDSSMVREMLARAESDTPGGRNAYRPEGLLAEYGMQSTGLYRLSDSQAQEILQMRLQRLTGLEQDKIVNEYKEVMAEIADLLDLLAKPERVTQVIEDELKEVQSEFGAAGTDNGRRSFIEMNATELFTEDLITPQDMVVTLSHTGYMKSQPLSEYRAQKRGGRGKQAAATKDEDWIDTLFVANTHDTILCFSDRGRMYWLKVWEVPQGSRTSRGKPIVNMFPLIEGEKITVILPIKGYQDDHFVFMATSLGTVKKTRLSDFSNPRKAGIIAVDLNENDFLVGAAITDGKHDVMLFSDAGKAVRFDENDVRPMGRTARGVRGMNLGEGHQVIAMLVAPAEAAEGAQTAVVDENGVDIPSSVLTATENGYGKRTPIAEYTRHGRGTKGMIAIQTTERNGKVVAAALVSPEDQIMLITTGGVLVRTRVSEIREMGRSTQGVTLINVDEGTRLSGLQRIAESDSDEDDAEDVEEGDASVDPVADQDQ